The following proteins are encoded in a genomic region of Vibrio spartinae:
- a CDS encoding polysaccharide biosynthesis/export family protein → MVLCCIFFSVFSSATEYRLGAGDTIRISVYGEPDLSYEQYLIDSGGTMDYPYLGNLELKHKTLRELRAMIVGGLKGQYLVDPKVTINIVKYRNIYVNGVVNSPGGYEYQPGLTVQKAIALAGGFLAKYRKTRGIYLTKDEEIEGLSQDQIEELLKGKHEVELNETVHPGDTIYVVSSFW, encoded by the coding sequence ATGGTTTTATGCTGCATATTCTTTTCTGTTTTTTCCAGTGCAACTGAATATAGATTAGGTGCTGGGGATACAATCAGAATTTCTGTATATGGGGAGCCCGATTTATCGTATGAGCAGTATCTCATCGATAGTGGTGGAACAATGGATTACCCTTATTTAGGTAATCTGGAACTAAAACATAAAACGCTTCGTGAACTGCGAGCTATGATTGTCGGCGGTTTGAAAGGTCAGTATTTAGTCGATCCGAAAGTGACAATCAACATTGTGAAATATCGAAATATCTATGTGAATGGTGTGGTTAATTCTCCGGGCGGATATGAATATCAACCGGGACTGACTGTTCAGAAAGCGATTGCTCTGGCTGGCGGATTTCTCGCGAAATACCGCAAAACGCGTGGTATCTATTTGACCAAAGATGAAGAAATCGAAGGATTATCCCAGGATCAGATTGAGGAATTACTGAAAGGTAAACATGAAGTTGAACTGAATGAAACTGTACATCCCGGTGATACGATTTATGTGGTGAGTTCTTTTTGGTAA
- a CDS encoding GumC family protein, which yields MQEHFEDNANQQNDMIDLTHYLNLIKRNWISILLFSILVTGLSVFIALSLKSKYTATATLLIESKERQAISIEEVVGIEPNQKEYYQTQFEILKSNQIAEKVIHKLALDQKEEFNPLLSQEKGIIETIKSYPVIAGLLGSTNEEEAPDPEYVRQKVLNAFKKSLEITPILKTQLVSISFTSEDPQLAAKIANEVGYAYIENNLESKLSVTQYASSWISSRLSELRDQLADSEKALSDFLIKEKLIDDSGIESLASKQLASLTERLAQVRDERIETESAYKALTTGNVKDIASLSAIPSISQHPQVIDIRNAELEAQNEVNELSKRYGPKHDKMIAAQAKLKSIEDQAQRVTQKLIRGIGKELQATKEQEALLVQEVTREKNDFQALTVKKSKYDSLQREVETNREILNLFLTRQKETTATSDFDSTSARFTDLALIPQLPSAPKRKLIVIAAFIFSIGMAIGFLIMLDLLKNTIESAGDFEDKFGLIPMGGIPVVKSKRFRKQPIDSSIFTDENEVGFSESIRSIRTSLLVNHIDRQHRKIAVTSSLPEEGKTTVALNLAVSFAKVEQVLFIDLDLRKPAVAERFGYKKYQQGLTNHLLMNTPLSECIFKDEASGLSVLPAGMLAANPQELLSSHQLKALLTELEASYDRIIIDTPPTLPVSDSLIIGQLVDSIVLVVKANATKQTLVKKAMTKLISHQSTLAGVVINQISQKAGAPENEYGQYYGYAEN from the coding sequence ATGCAAGAGCACTTTGAAGATAATGCCAATCAACAGAATGATATGATTGATCTGACACATTATCTGAATTTAATCAAGAGAAACTGGATCTCAATATTATTATTCTCAATATTGGTGACCGGGCTGTCAGTATTTATTGCACTGTCTTTAAAGTCGAAATATACCGCAACGGCTACCTTACTGATTGAATCAAAAGAAAGACAGGCGATTTCAATTGAAGAGGTTGTCGGTATCGAACCCAATCAAAAAGAATACTATCAGACACAGTTTGAAATATTGAAATCCAATCAGATTGCTGAAAAAGTGATTCATAAATTGGCTTTGGATCAGAAGGAAGAATTTAATCCATTGCTGAGCCAGGAGAAAGGGATTATCGAGACGATAAAATCTTACCCTGTGATTGCTGGATTGCTTGGTTCGACGAACGAAGAGGAAGCGCCGGATCCTGAATATGTTCGTCAGAAAGTGTTAAATGCATTTAAGAAAAGCCTTGAGATTACACCGATTTTAAAGACCCAGTTGGTCAGCATCAGCTTTACCTCGGAGGATCCGCAACTGGCAGCCAAAATCGCCAATGAAGTTGGTTACGCTTATATTGAAAATAATCTCGAATCGAAGCTCTCCGTAACGCAGTACGCATCAAGCTGGATATCATCGCGTTTGTCTGAGTTAAGGGATCAATTAGCCGATTCTGAAAAAGCCCTCTCTGACTTTTTGATCAAAGAGAAATTGATTGACGACAGCGGCATTGAATCTCTTGCCAGCAAACAATTGGCAAGTTTGACTGAGCGATTGGCACAAGTTCGCGATGAGCGAATAGAAACAGAATCAGCCTACAAGGCGTTAACGACGGGAAATGTGAAAGATATTGCTTCTTTGTCTGCGATCCCTTCGATCTCCCAGCATCCTCAGGTGATTGATATCCGAAATGCGGAGCTGGAAGCCCAGAATGAAGTCAATGAATTAAGCAAACGCTATGGGCCGAAGCATGACAAAATGATCGCCGCTCAAGCGAAACTAAAGTCGATTGAAGATCAGGCCCAACGAGTCACTCAGAAATTGATTCGGGGCATCGGCAAAGAGCTACAGGCAACAAAAGAGCAAGAAGCGCTGTTGGTGCAGGAAGTCACACGCGAGAAGAATGATTTTCAGGCGTTGACGGTCAAGAAAAGCAAATATGATTCATTGCAGCGTGAAGTTGAAACCAATCGGGAGATTCTCAACCTCTTTTTGACGCGACAAAAAGAAACCACAGCGACCAGTGATTTTGACTCGACGAGTGCCCGATTTACTGATCTGGCTTTGATTCCCCAGTTACCCAGTGCACCGAAACGAAAACTGATAGTCATTGCTGCATTTATTTTCAGTATCGGAATGGCGATTGGCTTTCTTATCATGCTTGATCTCCTGAAAAATACCATTGAATCCGCGGGTGATTTTGAAGACAAGTTCGGCTTAATTCCGATGGGTGGAATTCCGGTGGTGAAATCCAAACGATTCCGCAAGCAACCGATCGATAGCAGTATCTTTACGGATGAGAATGAGGTGGGTTTTAGTGAGTCGATTCGTTCAATCAGAACCTCTTTGCTGGTCAATCATATTGATAGGCAACACCGGAAGATTGCGGTGACGTCATCGCTACCCGAAGAAGGTAAGACCACGGTTGCTCTCAATTTGGCGGTTTCATTTGCCAAAGTTGAGCAAGTTTTATTTATTGATCTCGATTTACGTAAACCAGCGGTTGCCGAACGTTTTGGCTACAAGAAATATCAGCAAGGGCTCACGAATCATTTGTTGATGAATACACCATTAAGTGAGTGCATCTTTAAAGATGAAGCATCCGGTTTATCGGTTTTACCTGCCGGCATGTTAGCGGCGAATCCTCAAGAGTTGTTGAGTTCTCACCAGTTGAAAGCGTTACTGACAGAGCTGGAAGCCAGTTATGATCGGATTATTATTGATACGCCGCCAACGCTACCGGTTAGCGATTCTTTAATCATCGGACAGCTAGTCGATTCTATTGTGCTGGTGGTGAAAGCGAATGCGACCAAGCAGACATTAGTGAAAAAAGCGATGACCAAACTCATCAGTCATCAAAGTACGCTTGCCGGTGTGGTCATCAATCAGATCAGTCAGAAAGCTGGTGCGCCTGAGAATGAGTACGGTCAGTATTACGGCTATGCGGAAAACTGA
- a CDS encoding VanZ family protein produces MKRYWILILAVMVVCSLSLSKSSGFGAQHVIALEQILGGDKYLHFLCAFVLTCLSIWVTRSRVRNHKTKCLIGWPTLIVVVLMMLDESSQFWLQRREFSVDDMMTNLFGVAMALCVATCVNYILSNKARFDD; encoded by the coding sequence ATGAAGCGATACTGGATACTGATTTTGGCTGTCATGGTGGTTTGCTCTCTTTCGCTGAGTAAAAGTAGCGGTTTTGGGGCGCAACACGTGATTGCTCTGGAACAGATCTTAGGCGGAGATAAATACCTGCATTTCTTGTGTGCTTTTGTTCTGACTTGCCTGTCGATCTGGGTGACCCGATCCCGTGTGCGCAACCATAAGACCAAGTGTTTGATCGGTTGGCCGACCTTGATTGTTGTTGTACTCATGATGCTGGATGAGTCCTCTCAGTTTTGGCTGCAGAGGCGTGAATTTTCAGTCGATGACATGATGACGAATCTGTTTGGTGTTGCGATGGCATTGTGTGTTGCAACCTGTGTGAATTACATCCTGTCAAACAAAGCGCGTTTTGATGACTAA
- a CDS encoding flippase, whose protein sequence is MSNIRKLIWFSLDNLGGVVFGLFSIVFIARIYGPTNMGYLSYIQALASILSCVFILGMDNVVMKEYVQHREKKRVFYAVSLVRLVGGIVFFSAVFCWAYFFSKTPDELVLTLAFTACVTTYFGKSSAFRLYFQATEQPRVLSISTVASRVAAIVYILGVIYFQLSFVWAIFYLVVYSVVAQVILLCEFYRETKDELFPAIADSLRYGKQLLSESKFVFFSSILFPIFMYFDVVIIEKFLSPEAVGLYGVATKLVMQLLFVGHIFVFAFFTRLNQELNEQKLDGYIFRNIVRLMIYCSVGGGIFVSLTGDYIVHLLYGEQYQGAGIILKILIWKLVFSYFGALFSRVLIIRQWTSIELIKTVIASTVSLCASIMAVQIWGATGVATVSVVSYAIADLFAYLLFARTRIFFMVVVQELARIVIRPVEAFRQSVAFLVEGRQRYGH, encoded by the coding sequence ATGAGTAATATTCGAAAATTGATTTGGTTCAGTCTGGACAATCTTGGTGGGGTAGTGTTCGGATTGTTCAGTATCGTCTTTATTGCCAGAATATATGGGCCGACGAATATGGGATATCTCTCTTATATTCAAGCGTTGGCGAGTATTCTCTCTTGCGTGTTTATTCTGGGAATGGATAACGTCGTGATGAAAGAATATGTGCAGCATCGTGAGAAAAAGCGGGTGTTTTATGCGGTTTCTTTGGTGCGCTTGGTTGGTGGTATTGTCTTCTTTAGTGCGGTGTTTTGTTGGGCTTATTTTTTCAGTAAGACACCGGATGAATTGGTGTTGACGCTGGCATTCACCGCTTGTGTCACTACTTATTTCGGGAAGTCTTCTGCATTTCGGCTCTATTTTCAAGCGACCGAACAGCCCCGGGTTCTGTCAATTTCTACCGTGGCATCGCGGGTGGCAGCCATCGTTTATATTCTGGGCGTCATTTACTTTCAGCTGAGTTTTGTCTGGGCAATTTTCTATCTGGTGGTGTACTCGGTGGTTGCTCAGGTGATTTTACTGTGTGAATTTTATCGCGAGACCAAAGATGAGTTGTTCCCTGCGATTGCCGATAGTCTTCGATATGGTAAACAGCTGCTGAGCGAGTCGAAGTTTGTCTTTTTCTCTTCCATTCTGTTTCCGATCTTTATGTACTTTGATGTGGTGATCATCGAAAAATTCCTCTCTCCTGAAGCGGTTGGGTTATACGGTGTCGCAACAAAGTTAGTCATGCAGTTACTGTTCGTCGGCCATATTTTTGTCTTTGCATTTTTTACCCGTCTCAATCAAGAGCTCAATGAACAGAAGTTGGATGGGTATATTTTCCGAAATATTGTCCGACTGATGATTTACTGTTCTGTCGGCGGCGGTATTTTTGTCAGTTTAACCGGGGACTATATCGTTCATCTGCTTTATGGGGAACAGTATCAAGGCGCAGGAATTATTCTCAAGATCCTGATTTGGAAACTGGTGTTTTCTTACTTTGGGGCGCTGTTTTCCCGGGTGCTGATCATCCGACAGTGGACCAGTATTGAACTGATTAAAACGGTGATTGCATCGACGGTTTCTCTGTGTGCATCGATCATGGCCGTGCAGATCTGGGGAGCAACCGGTGTGGCGACGGTGTCAGTGGTTTCTTATGCGATTGCTGATTTATTCGCTTATCTGTTGTTTGCCCGGACACGTATTTTTTTCATGGTTGTTGTGCAAGAGTTGGCGCGTATTGTTATCCGGCCAGTCGAGGCGTTCAGACAGAGTGTGGCATTTCTGGTAGAGGGGCGTCAGCGTTATGGGCATTAG
- a CDS encoding glycosyltransferase family 2 protein, producing the protein MIDMSIIIPAYNAAETLPDTLRSIFASCPQDDCRFEVIVIDDGSSDATQAQLEAHFAQQLSTGRLCYHYQQNAGVSVARNTGLNLAQGRYITFVDADDAVQHDYLIRLYELIQQHPDVDIFEFGYQTFRYQVDTVLGRGHVTRCRGFNTKQPAFEGAVSSFVWLVMCRLIKADVAKRATFPAGVKYCEDLMYLCAVYAQAQTCYASELALYRYRIGETSAISRVTMAQCQQVREFLHTHVFQERRVNGEQPNGTDQTDIAHLKKIVDANLYYMCHSAGKRTMSFFEFCRQVQRLPVLTICRLYTHGLLSRRKTMICLFPSIYFFGHRMKRR; encoded by the coding sequence ATGATAGACATGAGTATCATTATCCCTGCATACAATGCAGCCGAAACGTTGCCTGATACGCTCAGGTCTATTTTTGCCAGTTGCCCGCAAGATGACTGTCGCTTTGAAGTGATCGTCATTGATGATGGTTCAAGTGATGCAACCCAAGCACAATTAGAAGCGCATTTTGCTCAGCAACTCAGTACCGGCCGCTTGTGCTATCACTACCAGCAAAATGCCGGGGTCAGCGTGGCTCGGAATACCGGACTGAATCTGGCACAAGGGCGTTATATTACATTTGTCGATGCAGATGATGCGGTTCAGCATGACTACCTCATTCGTCTTTATGAACTGATACAACAGCACCCGGATGTTGATATCTTCGAGTTTGGCTATCAGACTTTTCGCTATCAGGTTGACACCGTGCTGGGGCGCGGGCATGTGACACGCTGTCGGGGATTCAATACCAAACAACCCGCATTTGAAGGCGCCGTCTCATCATTTGTCTGGCTGGTCATGTGTCGCTTGATTAAAGCTGATGTGGCAAAGCGAGCTACTTTTCCGGCCGGGGTGAAATACTGTGAAGATTTAATGTACTTGTGTGCCGTGTATGCGCAGGCGCAAACATGTTATGCCAGTGAGCTGGCGTTATATCGGTATCGGATTGGTGAAACCAGTGCGATTTCCCGGGTCACGATGGCGCAGTGTCAGCAGGTCCGTGAGTTTCTTCATACGCATGTGTTTCAGGAACGTCGGGTCAATGGTGAACAACCCAATGGGACTGACCAAACCGATATTGCGCACCTGAAAAAGATTGTCGATGCGAATTTGTATTATATGTGTCACTCGGCTGGTAAACGCACCATGTCATTCTTTGAATTTTGCCGTCAGGTGCAACGTCTGCCGGTGCTGACAATATGCCGACTCTATACTCACGGTTTGTTATCCCGTCGCAAGACGATGATCTGTCTCTTTCCCTCGATTTATTTTTTCGGTCATAGGATGAAACGGCGATGA
- a CDS encoding glycosyltransferase, producing MRIIFRISYMGFGGAEQVFLSVARTLMQEHDVLFVTDSAEGASYTTLLNENIPVRSLNVKRTFMSLLRFKRVIDAFKPDVILSAYPDTNAACLLSAAMARHQAKVVVSEHASIVEHFQHKSALTRLKVRLIVQCLYRLADQVVAVSEGVMNDIVPLIKRADKCCFIHNPVRFDQTAPAFDARSIHQTTDAQPSVIAQTDDDAGAVKKGGSKTILAVGRVTPQKDYMTLLRAVRYLIETQHQDDIQVMIVGGTHDKAEMARLTEYIERHQLQPYITFVGFSDQVERYYAQADLFVLSSAWEGFGNVIVEALAFGVPVVSTDCRSGPAEILQDGQFGRLVTVGDSTTLAMSMIDELDTPSCTRAARLERAAQFSEREISQRYKTLFEALV from the coding sequence ATGAGAATTATTTTTCGTATTTCTTATATGGGATTTGGCGGGGCAGAGCAGGTGTTTTTGTCTGTCGCCAGAACACTGATGCAGGAGCATGACGTGTTATTCGTCACGGATAGCGCAGAGGGGGCGAGTTACACCACATTGTTGAATGAAAATATTCCAGTGCGCAGTCTGAATGTGAAGCGAACGTTTATGAGTCTGTTGCGTTTTAAGCGTGTGATTGATGCGTTTAAACCTGACGTGATACTTTCGGCTTATCCGGATACCAATGCTGCCTGTCTTTTGTCCGCAGCGATGGCACGGCATCAGGCCAAAGTCGTGGTCAGTGAACACGCCTCAATCGTTGAACATTTTCAGCATAAATCCGCATTGACTCGTTTGAAAGTTCGTCTGATTGTGCAGTGTCTCTATCGTCTGGCTGATCAGGTCGTGGCTGTGTCTGAAGGGGTGATGAACGATATCGTACCGCTCATCAAACGTGCCGATAAATGCTGTTTCATTCACAATCCGGTGCGCTTTGATCAGACAGCCCCTGCGTTCGATGCGCGATCGATTCACCAAACGACCGATGCTCAGCCTTCCGTTATTGCTCAAACCGACGATGATGCTGGCGCGGTGAAAAAGGGCGGCTCTAAAACCATTTTGGCTGTCGGGCGAGTCACGCCGCAAAAAGATTACATGACTTTACTTCGGGCTGTCCGTTACCTGATAGAGACACAACACCAAGATGATATACAAGTCATGATTGTCGGTGGCACACATGATAAGGCCGAGATGGCCCGATTAACCGAGTATATCGAACGGCATCAATTACAGCCTTACATCACCTTTGTCGGATTTTCGGATCAGGTTGAGCGTTATTACGCCCAAGCGGATCTGTTTGTCCTGTCTTCAGCGTGGGAAGGGTTTGGCAATGTGATTGTTGAGGCACTTGCGTTTGGCGTGCCGGTCGTATCCACCGATTGTCGCAGTGGACCGGCTGAAATTTTACAAGATGGTCAGTTTGGCCGTTTGGTTACCGTCGGTGATAGTACCACGCTGGCAATGTCGATGATTGATGAACTCGATACACCGTCTTGTACCCGTGCAGCACGTTTAGAACGCGCTGCACAGTTTTCTGAACGTGAAATCAGTCAACGTTATAAAACACTGTTTGAAGCATTAGTTTAA
- a CDS encoding serine O-acetyltransferase translates to MLNNIRADVFRWYGKYSRLLLVKAFLSQKGFRFVLLMRLAKHSRRIPGLNVLFIFLYKVSKIIYTSDVNYRASIGPGLRMHHVFGTTWGEHVTIGRNATIVHNVTIAGKDGAWPSIGDNVYLGTGCCILGGIRIGNNVVVGANAVVTKDVPDNAIVAGIPAKVVSEKGSADFIVNPWSDD, encoded by the coding sequence ATGTTGAATAATATCAGGGCGGATGTATTTCGCTGGTATGGAAAATACAGCAGGTTGCTGTTGGTTAAGGCCTTTCTTAGCCAGAAGGGATTCCGTTTTGTGTTGCTCATGCGTTTGGCGAAGCATAGTCGGCGCATTCCGGGACTCAATGTATTGTTTATCTTCCTCTATAAGGTATCCAAGATTATTTATACCAGTGATGTCAATTATCGCGCCTCAATAGGGCCGGGACTGAGAATGCACCATGTATTCGGCACCACTTGGGGGGAACATGTCACGATCGGGCGGAATGCGACGATTGTACATAATGTCACCATCGCCGGTAAAGACGGTGCGTGGCCGAGCATTGGTGACAACGTCTATCTCGGTACCGGCTGTTGCATTCTCGGCGGGATTCGCATTGGCAATAACGTGGTTGTCGGTGCCAATGCTGTCGTGACCAAAGATGTCCCCGACAATGCCATTGTTGCCGGCATCCCGGCTAAAGTCGTGTCAGAGAAAGGTTCTGCCGATTTTATCGTTAACCCATGGAGTGATGACTGA
- a CDS encoding glycosyltransferase family 4 protein, which translates to MDIIVLGTGQNGGIDAVIHNLKLNLNQQFRYRRFISHKGGNKLFDLMLALWGLWVVFWLSLLPGERIFHLHMSYRGSFWRKRIYQKVAQFFGRKVLIHLHGSEFKKFYQASDANVQQKIRQLICRADAFIVLSESWREYIESILESPQQANLVVLPNFAVVAPSPESEGRQNHVLFLGALIERKGIFDLLRALRDLPDVILHVGGGGDVARFQQAVTEFGVEKQLVFHGWIDHEKKAQLMAETQLLVLPSYNEGLPVVILEAMASGLPVLSTPVGGIPEVMIPGQTGYLVEPGNVEQLTAMIRQALADDARLSLADNARALYQQNYDVSVVMPRLEKLYVS; encoded by the coding sequence ATGGATATTATCGTATTAGGAACTGGTCAGAATGGCGGGATTGATGCTGTGATTCACAATCTGAAGCTCAATTTGAATCAGCAGTTTCGCTATCGTCGGTTTATCAGCCATAAAGGGGGCAATAAACTATTCGACCTGATGTTGGCGCTGTGGGGATTGTGGGTTGTTTTCTGGCTATCGCTGCTTCCCGGAGAGCGTATTTTTCACCTGCATATGTCTTATCGCGGTAGTTTCTGGCGTAAAAGAATCTACCAGAAGGTGGCGCAGTTTTTCGGTCGTAAGGTGCTGATCCATTTACACGGTTCAGAATTTAAAAAATTCTATCAGGCCAGTGATGCCAACGTGCAGCAGAAGATCCGGCAACTGATCTGTCGCGCGGATGCCTTTATCGTCCTCTCCGAATCATGGCGTGAGTATATTGAGTCGATCCTTGAGTCGCCACAGCAAGCCAATCTAGTGGTATTACCCAATTTTGCTGTTGTCGCACCGTCTCCGGAATCCGAAGGGCGGCAGAATCATGTGTTGTTTTTGGGTGCATTGATCGAGCGGAAAGGTATTTTTGATCTGTTGCGTGCTTTACGCGATTTGCCGGATGTGATTTTACATGTGGGTGGTGGCGGTGATGTGGCGCGTTTTCAGCAAGCGGTCACTGAGTTCGGGGTTGAAAAACAGTTGGTATTTCATGGCTGGATTGATCATGAGAAGAAAGCACAGTTGATGGCCGAAACGCAGCTATTGGTTTTGCCATCTTATAACGAAGGATTGCCGGTCGTGATTCTGGAAGCAATGGCTTCGGGGCTGCCCGTATTGTCAACACCGGTCGGTGGTATTCCCGAGGTGATGATTCCCGGACAAACCGGTTATCTGGTGGAACCGGGCAATGTTGAACAGTTAACCGCGATGATCCGTCAGGCGCTTGCTGACGATGCCCGGTTAAGTCTGGCCGATAATGCGAGAGCGCTTTATCAACAAAATTACGATGTGTCGGTTGTCATGCCGCGCTTAGAAAAACTATATGTCAGTTAA